A part of Saimiri boliviensis isolate mSaiBol1 chromosome 13, mSaiBol1.pri, whole genome shotgun sequence genomic DNA contains:
- the COLEC12 gene encoding collectin-12 encodes MKDDFAEEEEVQSFGYKRFGIQEGTQCTKCKNNWALKFSIILLYILCALLTITVAILGYKVVEKMDNVTGGMETSRQTYDDKLTAVESDLKKLGDQTGKKAISTNSELSTFRSDILDLRQQLREITEKTSKNKDTLEKLQASGDALVDRQSQLKETLENNSFLITTVNKTLQAYNGYVTNLQQDTSVLQGNLQNQMYSHNVVIMNLNNLNLTQVQQRNLITNLQRSVDDTSQAIQRIKNDFQNLQQVFLQAKKDTDWLKEKVQSLQMLATNNSALAKANNDTLEDMNSQLNSFTGQMENITTISQANEQNLKDLQDLHKDAENRTAIKFNQLEERFQLFETDIVNIISNISYTAHHLRTLTSNLNEVRTTCTDTLTKHTDDLTSLNNTLANIRLDSVSLRMQQDLMRSRLDTEVANLSVIMEEMKLVDSKHGQLIKNFTILQGPPGPRGPKGDRGSQGPPGPTGNKGQKGEKGEPGPPGPAGERGPMGPVGPPGERGSKGSKGSQGPKGSRGSPGKPGPQGPSGDPGPPGPPGKEGLPGPHGPPGFQGLQGTVGEPGVPGPRGLPGLPGVPGMPGPKGPPGPPGPSGAVVPLALQNEPTPAPEDNGCPPHWKNFTDKCYYFSIEKEIFEDAKLFCEDKSSHLVFINTREEQQWIKKQMVGRESHWIGLTDSEHENEWKWLDGTSPDYKNWKAGQPDNWGHGHGPGEDCAGLIYAGQWNDFQCEDINNFICEKDRETVLPSAL; translated from the exons TTGTAGAGAAAATGGATAATGTCACAGGTGGCATGGAGACATCTCGCCAAACCTATGATGACAAGCTCACAGCAGTGGAAAGTGACCTGAAAAAATTAG GTGACCAAACTGGGAAGAAAGCTATTAGCACCAACTCAGAACTCTCTACCTTCAGATCAGACATTCTAGATCTCCGTCAGCAACTTCGTGAGATTACAGAAAAAACCAGCAAGAACAAGGATACGCTGGAGAAGTTACAGGCAAGCGGGGATGCACTGGTGGACAGGCAGAGTCAACTAAAAGAAACTTTGGAGAATAACTCTTTCCTCATCACCACTGTAAACAAAACCCTCCAGGCGTACAATGGCTATGTCACGAATCTGCAGCAAGATACCAGTGTGCTCCAGGGTAATCTGCAGAACCAAATGTATTCTCATAACGTGGTCATCATGAACCTCAACAACCTGAACCTGACCCAGGTACAGCAGAGGAACCTCATCACGAACCTGCAGCGGTCTGTGGATGACACAAGCCAGGCTATCCAGCGAATCAAGAATGACTTTCAAAATCTGCAGCAGGTTTTTCTTCAAGCCAAGAAGGACACAGATTGGCTGAAGGAGAAAGTGCAAAGCTTGCAGATGCTGGCTACCAATAATTCTGCTTTGGCCAAAGCCAACAACGACACCCTGGAGGATATGAATAGCCAGCTCAACTCATTTACAGGTCAGATGGAGAACATCACCACTATCTCTCAGGCCAACGAGCAGAACCTGAAAGACCTGCAGGACTTACACAAGGACGCAGAGAATAGAACCGCCATCAAGTTCAACCAACTGGAGGAACGCTTCCAGCTCTTTGAGACGGATATTGTGAATATTATTAGCAATATCAGTTACACAGCCCACCACCTGCGGACGCTGACCAGCAATCTTAATGAAGTCAGGACCACTTGCACGGATACCCTAACCAAACACACGGATGATCTGACCTCCTTGAATAATACCCTGGCCAATATCCGTTTGGATTCTGTTTCTCTCAGGATGCAACAAGATTTGATGAGGTCGAGGTTAGACACTGAAGTAGCCAACTTATCAGTGATTATGGAAGAAATGAAGCTAGTAGACTCCAAGCATGGTCAGCTCATCAAGAATTTTACAATACTACAAG gTCCACCCGGCCCCAGGGGTCCAAAAGGTGACAGAGGATCCCAGGGACCCCCTGGTCCAACGGGCAACAAGGgacagaaaggagagaagggggagCCTGGACCGCCTGGCCCTGCGGGTGAGAGAGGCCCAATGGGACCAGTCGGTCCCCCTGGAGAGCGTGGCAGCAAAGGCTCTAAAGGCTCCCAGGGACCCAAAGGCTCCCGTGGTTCTCCTGGGAAGCCCGGCCCTCAGGGCCCCAGTGGGGACCCAGGCCCCCCAGGCCCACCAGGCAAAGAAGGACTCCCCGGCCCCCATGGCCCTCCTGGCTTCCAGGGACTACAGGGCACCGTGGGGGAACCTGGGGTTCCTGGACCTCGAGGACTGCCAGGTTTGCCTGGGGTACCAGGCATGCCAGGACCCAAGGGTCCCCCCGGCCCCCCTGGCCCATCAGGAGCAGTGGTGCCCCTGGCCCTGCAGAATGAGCCCACCCCAGCACCGGAGGATAATG GCTGCCCACCTCACTGGAAGAACTTCACAGACAAATGCTACTATTTTTCTATTGAGAAAGAAATTTTTGAGGATGCAAAGCTTTTCTGTGAAGACAAGTCTTCACATCTCGTTTTCATAAACACTAGAGAAGAACAG CAATGGATAAAAAAACAGATGGTAGGGAGAGAGAGCCACTGGATCGGCCTCACGGACTCGGAGCATGAAAATGAGTGGAAGTGGCTGGATGGGACATCTCCAGACTACAA AAATTGGAAAGCTGGACAGCCAGATAACTGGGGTCATGGCCATGGGCCAGGAGAAGACTGTGCTGGGTTGATTTATGCTGGGCAGTGGAACGATTTCCAATGTGAAGACATCAATAACTTCATTTGTGAAAAAGACAGGGAGACAG tACTGCCATCTGCAT